A stretch of the Nakaseomyces glabratus chromosome L, complete sequence genome encodes the following:
- a CDS encoding uncharacterized protein (CAGL0L06248g~Ortholog(s) have cytoplasm, nucleus localization), translated as MYKTGNNDTTHSTGSFLQSAPVELTTLKGYEEFMAKQEKHYGKENMGKITTILKEEPTEPGYLLRDGEVVATVQGELKAHLLKQTEGM; from the coding sequence ATGTACAAGACTGGTAATAACGACACTACACACTCAACTGGGTCTTTCCTACAGAGTGCCCCAGTAGAGCTGACCACTTTGAAAGGTTACGAGGAGTTCATGGCTAAGCAAGAGAAGCACTACGGTAAGGAGAACATGGGTAAGATCACCACTATCTTGAAAGAAGAGCCCACAGAGCCAGGATACCTGCTTAGAGACGGTGAAGTCGTCGCCACTGTGCAAGGCGAGTTGAAAGCTCACCTGTTAAAGCAAACAGAAGGTATGTAA